In Besnoitia besnoiti strain Bb-Ger1 chromosome IX, whole genome shotgun sequence, a single genomic region encodes these proteins:
- a CDS encoding hypothetical protein (encoded by transcript BESB_013250) gives MSSAKEDLGGEGAAAHSEAPFGAGIPVFSRGAENSPLLSEAQRRKSKMLLSLQADTGKGFVFAMRLSVWYIFYCTVMALATLALVIYMIVDVNVKGNAMPIWAVVADGLITTTLCIETALDMYFMGQRFWSSGWHVFDFAVALTSFVSWILLLLEVVGVIKNFDQFVTIALLTVRYTTQSIRIIRYVRTGAQAQDAQAAVEEQPIIFDPHAAGTVGGFGDDLDTDYHHVRVDSM, from the exons ATGTCTTCCGCCAAAGAGGACCTCGGTGgggagggcgctgcggcgcactCCGAAGCCCCTTTCGGCGCAGGTATCCCCGTGTtctcgagaggcgcagaaaacAGTCCTCTACTCTCCGAAGCTCAGCGACGCAAGTCGAAAAtgctgctgtctctccagGCGGATACCGGCAAGGGCTTCGTCTTCGCGATGCGGCTGTCCGTATGGTACATCTTCTACTGTACGGTGATGGCGCTCGCGACCCTCGCTTTGGTCATCTACATGATCGTCGATGTAAATGTG AAGGGCAACGCGATGCCGATCTGGGCGGTCGTCGCGGACGGGCTGATCACCACGACTCTCTGCATCGAGACTGCTCTCGACATGTACTTCATGGGTCAG CGGTTCTGGAGCAGCGGCTGGCACGTTTTCGACTTCGCCGTGGCTCTGACGAGTTTCGTGAGCTGGATTCTGCTCCTGCTTGAAGTG GTTGGAGTGATCAAGAATTTCGACCAGTTCGTCACCATCGCCTTGCTCACCGTTCGTTACACTACGCAGAGTATCAG GATCATCCGCTACGTCCGCACgggtgcgcaggcgcaggacgcgcaggcggcggtgGAAGAGCAGCCTATCATCTTCGACCCGCACGCCGCTGGGACTGTGGGAGGCTTTGGAGACGACCTTGACACCGATTACCACCACGTGCGAGTGGACTCCATGTGA
- a CDS encoding DnaJ C terminal region domain-containing protein (encoded by transcript BESB_013240), translated as MMHVFIRPHRCHGQRCSGPLLVFFRHFLVTVLCVVGQVSGFSSRATQALHAPQPSLVPRGYELLSWSFAPTASCDRRHPGESQGISSHQCLGFVSADIRAHAPGFRSDAVGTGAVVRHPMPRRHAEGSTAMTALSGASAVVGQSHGSSLPSSPRPSPPVSIWQLHSSQLSRGRFVSSLGAFPFLGRRKDAPEGAAEKQGGAAAPGVTVDMDLYGLVGLAASAAKAEIESRFLQAEKDLRGLDGDLSVLRMLHAARDILTDDRMRAEYDSTGRVPANLAHAFLPSSPPRGPSKERAAPNGLPDDLATERGAAGANGRAGTAAEEESRDHEEQGADEAQTRQQLGLTNIFSTLFGGGDARRRAKGWNSARGNDVWASVTLGLSEIAVNDVEKSVTVEALESCASCAGTGGKDGQKAVPCEACEGRGAIVKTQRTSMGTLRSSRTCPDCRGSGRQTRPLCSDCSGSGRVQTKKALQVTIPAGVADRMRLRIKGQGDVGENGGEAGDLLLRVEVENDTPFRRESNNLLGIVRISYVDAILGLPSKEIDVIDGKARISILPGTQSGEKIVVKGRGTVDPDTTSGSVDAQRGPAARGDHIAVIEVELPKSISAEERQLLERLRELQPRP; from the exons ATGATGCACGTCTTCATAAGGCCGCACCGCTGTCACGGACAGCGATGTTCCGGTCCTTTGTTGGTTTTTTTCCGTCATTTCCTCGTCACGGTCCTTTGCGTCGTAGGGCAGGTCAGTGGGTTTTCTTCTAGGGCAACCCAGGCACTTCATGCGCCTCAGCCGTCGCTCGTTCCCCGGGGATACGAGCTTCTGTCGTGGAGTTTTGCGCCTACGGCGTCGTGTGACAGGCGCCATCCAGGTGAATCTCAAGGAATCTCCTCACACCAGTGCCTGGGCTTTGTATCAGCTGACATCCGCGCCCACGCCCCCGGGTTCAGGTCGGACGCAGTAGGCACAGGCGCAGTCGTCAGGCATCCAATGCCGCGGAGACATGCGGAAGGCTCTACGGCTATGACTGCCCTTTCGGGTGCAAGCGCAGTCGTCGGGCAGTCCCACGGCTCCTCGCTGCCATCGAGTCCAAGGCCCTCACCCCCCGTGTCTATATGGCAACTGCATTCCTCGCAGCTCTCTCGTgggcgcttcgtctcctccctcggcgccttccctTTCCTGGGGCGGAGAAAGGATgcgccggagggcgccgcagaaaagcaggggggcgccgctgcccccgGTGTGACGGTGGATATGGATCTCTATGGGTTGGTGGGGCTGGCTGCAtcagcggcgaaggcagagatTGAGAGTCGCTTCCTTCAGGCGGAAAAGGATCTGCGCGGTCTGGATGGTGATCTCTCAGTACTGAGAAtgctgcacgccgcgcgcgacatTCTCACTGACGATCGCATGCGAGCGGAGTACGACAGCACCGGCCGCGTGCCAGCGAATTTAGCTCACGCGTTTCTGCCGAGCTCTCCACCGCGAGGCCCGTCAAAGGAAAGGGCAGCCCCTAACGGACTTCCAGACGACTTAGCGACAGAACGAGGAGCCGCGGGAGCAAACGGGAGGGCGGGCACGGCTGCTGAGGAAGAAAGTCGGGATCACGAAGAGCagggcgcggacgaggcACAAACCAGGCAGCAGCTCGGCCTTACGAATATATTTTCTACCTTGTTCGGCGGCGGGGATGCCCGAAGAAGAGCCAAAGGGTGGAACAGCGCCCGTGGGAACGACGTCTGGGCGAGCGTTACGCTCGGATTGAGCGAAATTGCGGTCAATGATGTGGAGAAAAGCGTCACTGTCGAGGCGCTAGAGAGCTGTGCCAGCTGTGCAGGAACGGGCGGGAAGGACGGACAGAAGGCAGTGCCGTGCGAAGCCTGTGAGGGCAGAGGCGCCATAGTCAAG acgcagcggacgaGCATGGGGACGCTGAGGTCGTCGCGGACGTGCCCAGATTGTCGGGGGAGTGGCCGTCAAACGCGCCCGCTCTGCTCCGACTGCAGTGGCTCCGGCCGTGTGCAGACCAAGAAGGCCCTTCAG GTGACGATTCCAGCAGGCGTGGCGGACcgcatgcgcctgcgcatCAAAGGACAAGGAGATGTTGGCGAGAatggcggcgaggccggcgatCT CCTGCTGAGAGTCGAGGTGGAGAACGACACGCCGTtcaggagagagagcaacAACCTGCTGGGGATCGTTAGGATTTCCTACGTGGACGCCATTTTAGGCCTGCCTAGC AAAGAAATCGACGTTATTGACGGCAAGGCCCGCATCTCGATTCTTCCGGGCACCCAGAGCGGCGAAAAGATCGTGGTGAAAGGCCGCGGCACCGTGGATCCAGACACCACGAGCGGCAGCGTGGACGCGCAAAGAGgacccgcggcgcgcggggatCACATTGCAGTCATTGAG GTGGAGTTGCCGAAGAGCATCTCCGCAGAAGAGCGTCAGCTACTGGAGCGCCTTCGTGAGCTCCAGCCCCGGCCGTAG